The following are from one region of the Polaribacter marinaquae genome:
- a CDS encoding ABC transporter permease, with product MFDLDRWREIFQSINKNRLRSVMSGFTVAFAILLFTLLFGIVSGLSNSFKGAFADDAQNAMFVRVWKTSKPYKGLQTGRTVQLKNKDYDYISEEYGDKIQYKSSRIYKNFTIKYKSEASNYSVMAVNPDHQYLEKTIIDKGRYLNERDLKEKSKVIVIGRLLKKDLFGERPALRKRVNVNGSSYLVIGIFSDEGGDNEERKAFIPLTTAQMMYGNNDYISQIALGYDPNLSLDAAVAFGNRMERDLRKKMDIHPDDQSALSVRNMAEANKGIGQFMGVLYAIVILIGSGTLVAGIIGISNIMIFVIKERTKEFGIRKALGAKPASIVGMVVQESVLITTLAGYLGLTLGTYILSLIGDTLEEDYFIKDPSVSPGIVIGATIVLVLSGLIAAYVPAKKAANIKPIEALRAD from the coding sequence ATGTTTGATTTAGATCGTTGGAGAGAAATTTTTCAGAGTATAAATAAAAACAGATTGCGTTCTGTAATGTCTGGTTTTACCGTAGCTTTTGCAATTTTACTGTTTACTTTATTATTTGGTATTGTAAGCGGATTAAGCAATTCTTTTAAAGGTGCTTTTGCAGATGATGCACAAAATGCCATGTTTGTTAGAGTCTGGAAAACGTCTAAACCCTACAAAGGTTTGCAAACAGGTAGAACCGTTCAATTAAAAAATAAAGACTACGATTATATTTCTGAAGAGTACGGAGACAAGATTCAGTACAAATCTTCTAGAATTTATAAAAACTTTACCATCAAATATAAAAGTGAGGCAAGTAATTACAGTGTAATGGCTGTAAACCCAGATCATCAATATTTAGAAAAAACAATTATAGACAAGGGTAGGTATTTAAACGAAAGAGATTTAAAAGAAAAATCGAAAGTAATTGTAATTGGTAGGTTGCTTAAAAAAGATTTATTTGGCGAAAGACCTGCATTAAGAAAAAGAGTAAATGTAAACGGAAGTTCGTATTTAGTAATTGGTATTTTTTCTGATGAAGGCGGAGATAACGAAGAAAGAAAAGCATTTATACCATTAACTACTGCACAAATGATGTATGGTAATAACGATTACATTAGTCAGATTGCTTTAGGTTACGATCCTAATTTAAGTTTAGATGCAGCTGTTGCTTTTGGAAATCGAATGGAGCGCGACTTGAGAAAAAAGATGGATATTCATCCAGACGATCAAAGTGCGCTTTCTGTTAGAAATATGGCAGAAGCCAACAAAGGTATTGGGCAGTTTATGGGCGTTTTATATGCCATTGTAATCTTAATTGGTTCTGGTACTTTAGTGGCAGGTATTATAGGTATTTCTAATATTATGATTTTTGTAATCAAAGAAAGAACAAAAGAATTTGGTATTAGAAAAGCACTAGGAGCCAAACCTGCGTCTATTGTTGGTATGGTTGTGCAAGAATCTGTATTAATTACCACGCTTGCAGGTTATCTAGGACTTACTTTAGGTACGTACATATTAAGTTTAATTGGCGACACTTTAGAAGAAGATTATTTTATAAAAGACCCAAGTGTAAGCCCAGGTATTGTAATAGGTGCAACGATAGTTTTAGTTCTATCTGGATTAATAGCGGCGTATGTGCCTGCAAAAAAGGCCGCAAATATTAAACCAATAGAAGCATTAAGAGCAGATTAA
- a CDS encoding ABC transporter permease, with protein MKFLFDSDTWQEIYGSIRKNRIRTAITIIGVLWGIFLLVVLLGAARGVENGFNKLFGNFATNSVFVWTQATDTPFKGFQEGRRFSLTMNDIEVLKTEYSDEIKLLAPRNQTSNLIVKDFKSGNFQVSGDYPVLDQIQKKQLLYGRFLNENDILSTAKVTVISEDMYKQLFDKDEMPIGQYVKINSINYLVIGVYKPSNTINFDGDCAYIPFTTFRKVYNTANKVDWMMITANEGTNIEQMESDILLTLKGLHKVHPEDERAFGSVNLGKEIGKVTGFITGMQFLTWFVGIATLIAGVFAIGNILLITVKERTKEIGIRRALGATPKSIRQQIILESVFLTTTAGMLGIILGSFVLFLIDSAASSNEDIPLINPTVNIPIILIAFATLIFLGTLIGLIPAHMATVVKPIEALREE; from the coding sequence ATGAAATTTTTATTCGATTCAGATACTTGGCAAGAAATTTACGGAAGCATCCGTAAAAATAGAATTAGAACAGCAATTACTATAATTGGAGTTTTATGGGGTATTTTCTTATTAGTAGTTTTGTTAGGAGCTGCTAGAGGAGTAGAAAATGGCTTTAACAAACTGTTTGGTAATTTTGCTACCAATAGTGTTTTTGTTTGGACACAGGCAACAGATACACCTTTTAAAGGTTTTCAAGAAGGAAGAAGGTTTTCTTTAACAATGAATGATATTGAGGTTTTAAAAACTGAATATAGTGATGAGATTAAATTATTAGCACCAAGAAATCAAACTAGTAATTTAATTGTAAAAGATTTTAAATCTGGTAATTTTCAAGTAAGCGGAGATTATCCTGTTTTAGATCAAATTCAGAAAAAACAATTGCTATATGGTCGTTTTTTAAATGAGAATGATATTTTATCAACCGCAAAAGTTACTGTCATATCAGAAGATATGTACAAACAATTATTTGATAAAGATGAAATGCCTATTGGGCAATATGTAAAAATAAATAGTATTAATTATTTGGTTATTGGTGTTTACAAACCCTCTAATACAATAAATTTTGATGGAGATTGTGCATACATACCGTTTACAACTTTTAGAAAAGTATACAATACTGCAAATAAAGTAGATTGGATGATGATTACTGCTAATGAAGGTACAAACATCGAACAAATGGAAAGTGATATATTGTTAACTTTAAAAGGTTTGCACAAAGTACATCCAGAAGACGAAAGAGCATTTGGTAGTGTAAACTTAGGTAAAGAAATAGGTAAGGTTACCGGTTTTATAACTGGTATGCAGTTTTTAACTTGGTTTGTAGGTATTGCAACGTTAATAGCAGGTGTATTTGCTATTGGTAATATCTTATTAATTACAGTAAAAGAACGTACCAAAGAAATAGGGATACGTAGAGCCTTAGGTGCAACACCAAAGAGTATTCGTCAGCAAATTATATTAGAGTCTGTTTTTTTAACAACAACAGCAGGTATGTTAGGTATTATTTTAGGGAGTTTTGTGCTGTTTTTGATAGATTCAGCAGCAAGTAGTAATGAAGATATTCCGTTGATAAATCCAACAGTAAACATCCCCATAATTTTAATTGCCTTTGCCACATTAATTTTTCTAGGAACATTAATAGGATTAATTCCGGCACATATGGCAACAGTAGTAAAACCAATAGAAGCATTAAGAGAAGAATAA
- a CDS encoding efflux RND transporter periplasmic adaptor subunit produces MSKRSKIILIIIAVCFIAALVWFGKKNKKSIVAYETETPFRTTIVKKTVATGKVTPLEEIEIKPQITGIIDKIMLLEGSKVKKGDLIATVRVVPNEQSLISARGRVDNAKLRVNNAAISYKRTKNLFDKGVIARAEYEGVELTYNQAKQDLKNAQNDYLIIKRGSAGSGGAANTNIIAQMSGTILEIPVKEGDQVIQSNNFNAGTTIASIADMSKMIFEGKVDESEVGKLVKNSDIEVSIGAIEGKKFPAKLNFIAPKGTEEGGAVQFKIKADVSLDDNFFIRAGYSANADIVLVKKDSVLSIKEGLLKFDKKTEEPYVEVKTGEDTYEKRTLKLGTSDGVNVEVLEGVTKDDEIKIWNKASKSDTPKN; encoded by the coding sequence ATGAGTAAAAGATCTAAAATTATTTTAATAATTATCGCAGTATGTTTTATTGCAGCACTTGTTTGGTTCGGTAAAAAGAACAAGAAAAGTATTGTAGCATATGAAACGGAAACACCTTTTAGAACCACAATTGTTAAAAAAACTGTGGCTACAGGTAAAGTAACACCTTTAGAAGAAATTGAGATTAAACCTCAAATAACAGGAATTATTGATAAAATAATGTTGTTAGAAGGCTCTAAAGTTAAAAAAGGAGATTTAATTGCAACTGTTAGAGTTGTACCAAACGAGCAATCTTTAATTAGTGCAAGAGGTAGAGTAGACAATGCAAAGTTACGTGTTAACAATGCAGCAATTTCTTACAAAAGAACTAAAAATTTATTTGATAAAGGCGTAATTGCTAGAGCAGAGTATGAAGGTGTAGAGCTTACATACAACCAAGCAAAACAAGATTTAAAAAATGCTCAGAACGATTATTTAATTATTAAAAGAGGTTCTGCAGGTTCTGGAGGTGCTGCAAACACTAATATTATTGCACAAATGTCTGGTACAATCTTAGAGATCCCTGTGAAAGAAGGAGACCAAGTTATTCAGTCTAACAACTTTAACGCAGGTACAACAATTGCGTCTATTGCAGATATGAGTAAAATGATTTTCGAAGGAAAAGTAGACGAATCTGAAGTAGGAAAATTAGTAAAGAATTCAGATATAGAAGTTTCTATTGGAGCTATTGAAGGAAAGAAATTTCCGGCAAAATTAAACTTTATTGCACCAAAAGGAACAGAAGAAGGTGGAGCTGTGCAATTTAAGATTAAAGCAGATGTTTCTTTAGATGATAACTTTTTTATTAGAGCAGGGTATAGTGCAAATGCAGATATCGTTTTAGTAAAAAAAGATAGTGTTTTATCTATAAAAGAAGGTTTGTTAAAGTTTGATAAAAAAACTGAAGAGCCTTATGTAGAGGTTAAAACAGGTGAAGATACTTACGAAAAAAGAACCCTAAAATTAGGAACATCAGACGGTGTGAATGTTGAGGTATTAGAAGGTGTTACAAAAGATGATGAAATTAAAATTTGGAACAAAGCATCTAAAAGCGATACACCTAAAAACTAA
- a CDS encoding ABC transporter ATP-binding protein, with translation MIKIEGLHKSYPIGKDSLHVLKGIDLHIKEGEFVSIMGSSGSGKSTLLNIVGLLDVHDEGTYHLNGQLIKNMNEKKAAILRNKFLGFIFQSFNLISYKTAVENVALPLYYKGMARKERLQIALDYLEKVGLKDWANHLPNELSGGQKQRVAIARALVTKPKVVLADEPTGALDSTTTDSVMDLLKDINDEGMTVFVITHEEEVAEQTKRVVRLKDGLIISDEITSVGKAKAV, from the coding sequence ATGATTAAAATAGAAGGACTACATAAATCTTACCCTATTGGTAAAGATTCTCTACACGTTTTAAAAGGAATCGATTTACATATTAAAGAAGGCGAATTTGTTTCTATTATGGGATCTTCTGGTTCTGGAAAATCTACCTTACTAAATATTGTTGGTTTATTAGATGTGCATGACGAAGGTACTTACCACCTAAATGGGCAGTTGATAAAAAACATGAACGAGAAAAAAGCCGCAATTTTACGTAATAAATTCTTAGGCTTTATTTTTCAATCGTTTAATTTAATTTCATACAAAACAGCTGTAGAAAACGTTGCTTTACCTTTGTATTATAAAGGTATGGCAAGAAAAGAGCGTTTGCAAATAGCATTAGATTATTTAGAAAAAGTTGGTTTAAAAGATTGGGCAAATCATTTACCAAACGAATTGTCTGGTGGACAAAAACAACGTGTTGCCATTGCAAGAGCTTTGGTTACCAAACCTAAAGTTGTTTTAGCCGATGAGCCAACAGGAGCCTTAGATTCTACCACAACAGATTCTGTAATGGATTTGTTGAAGGATATTAATGATGAAGGAATGACGGTTTTTGTAATTACACACGAAGAAGAGGTGGCAGAACAAACCAAAAGAGTGGTACGTTTAAAAGACGGTTTAATTATTAGTGATGAAATTACTTCTGTAGGAAAAGCTAAAGCCGTTTAA